A section of the Alkalihalobacillus sp. LMS39 genome encodes:
- a CDS encoding DUF86 domain-containing protein translates to MYFVDRQKIEDTLVYYEQCIALYDEGPNWESSIAKLGLERLVHLFIEGILDVGNQMIDGFIMRDPGSYEDIIDILEDEMVVPKEEAEQLRDFIKLRKMVVQSYIHVDHSMLQEKMKEHKKAIQAFPTRVRSYIVKELGPVSAFLPNQK, encoded by the coding sequence TTGTATTTTGTTGACCGTCAAAAAATAGAAGATACTCTTGTTTATTATGAGCAATGTATCGCTTTATATGATGAGGGTCCTAATTGGGAGTCTTCAATAGCAAAATTAGGTTTAGAACGTTTGGTTCATCTTTTCATTGAGGGCATTCTTGATGTAGGAAACCAGATGATTGATGGTTTTATTATGAGAGATCCTGGTAGTTATGAGGATATTATTGATATTTTGGAAGATGAAATGGTTGTTCCTAAAGAGGAAGCCGAGCAATTACGAGACTTTATTAAGCTAAGAAAAATGGTTGTTCAATCTTATATTCATGTTGACCATTCGATGTTGCAGGAAAAAATGAAGGAGCATAAAAAAGCGATTCAGGCATTTCCAACCCGAGTACGTTCATATATTGTAAAGGAGTTAGGTCCAGTATCTGCTTTTTTACCGAATCAAAAATAA
- a CDS encoding DUF3055 domain-containing protein: protein MTERFYLYDDTEQTKTRFISFMGENQRFDLAITSTTKHYGKHLVLDMLSHRFAIIGQDDLEEPGYLEHIYKLSEEDAAELRSFLSEII, encoded by the coding sequence ATGACAGAACGATTTTATTTATACGATGATACAGAACAAACAAAAACAAGGTTTATTAGTTTTATGGGGGAAAATCAAAGGTTTGATTTAGCTATAACGTCCACAACGAAACATTATGGCAAACATTTAGTGTTAGATATGTTATCACACCGGTTTGCCATCATCGGACAAGATGATTTAGAAGAACCAGGTTATTTAGAACATATTTACAAACTGAGTGAAGAAGATGCTGCCGAACTACGGTCCTTCTTATCTGAAATAATTTAA
- a CDS encoding cytosolic protein has product MERNQHEDKEHENYTDFSNVETMKNYIFPETLPEGPYGSPINRKLGKSTPWKEGQRAYSAFTYEFKSLHQNLPRKFPGAHPTHDDPTKNEEPPYTSK; this is encoded by the coding sequence ATGGAACGCAATCAGCATGAAGACAAAGAACATGAAAACTACACAGATTTTTCAAATGTTGAAACGATGAAAAATTATATTTTCCCTGAAACCCTTCCTGAAGGTCCATATGGATCTCCAATCAATCGGAAACTAGGTAAGAGTACTCCTTGGAAAGAAGGGCAACGTGCATATAGTGCTTTTACCTATGAATTTAAATCCCTTCACCAAAACTTACCTCGTAAGTTTCCAGGGGCCCATCCGACACATGATGACCCTACAAAAAATGAAGAACCGCCATATACAAGTAAATAA
- a CDS encoding YutD family protein — protein sequence MIQVQGMQFELIEDVKDGWNEEEFKAKYSEVFNKYDYIVGDWGYSQLRMRGFFEDINRKATFDTKISSLSEYLYEYCNFGCAYFVLKKVKETKS from the coding sequence ATGATTCAAGTTCAAGGAATGCAATTTGAATTAATTGAAGATGTAAAAGATGGATGGAATGAAGAAGAATTTAAAGCGAAGTATAGTGAAGTCTTTAATAAATACGATTATATTGTAGGTGACTGGGGATACAGTCAGTTACGGATGAGAGGTTTTTTTGAAGATATTAATCGTAAAGCAACCTTTGATACAAAGATAAGCTCGTTATCCGAGTATTTATATGAGTATTGTAATTTTGGTTGTGCTTATTTTGTATTAAAAAAAGTAAAAGAAACAAAGTCATAA
- a CDS encoding YhcN/YlaJ family sporulation lipoprotein codes for MKKSILAGVCITLLATGCQAVGQNDSPATQRYQNHTTYNPAGGTASILQVERADETDERRAQFGYVRHQSAQLGQHREPEAAYFDRTLLADTITKMGVFLPGVEEMGTLVTDKYAIIVYEESQNNNADNLEEQVYLTAASILPRFYDVYVTNNPEMFENIERFGTLSSRTPNVDRFLEATIRELESGDGGRMNEPIPENSPQPRT; via the coding sequence ATGAAAAAATCAATTTTAGCTGGAGTTTGTATTACGTTACTGGCAACAGGTTGTCAAGCAGTAGGACAAAATGATTCTCCTGCTACTCAACGTTATCAAAATCATACAACCTATAACCCAGCCGGCGGTACGGCAAGCATCCTCCAAGTAGAACGAGCAGACGAAACCGATGAAAGAAGAGCACAATTTGGTTATGTCCGCCATCAAAGTGCCCAACTTGGACAGCACAGAGAGCCAGAAGCTGCTTATTTTGACCGGACATTATTAGCTGATACCATTACAAAAATGGGCGTATTCCTTCCAGGTGTGGAAGAAATGGGGACCCTTGTCACCGATAAATACGCCATAATCGTGTATGAAGAAAGCCAAAACAACAATGCAGACAACTTAGAGGAACAAGTTTATTTAACAGCTGCTTCGATTTTACCACGGTTTTATGATGTTTACGTTACGAACAATCCAGAAATGTTTGAGAACATTGAACGGTTTGGCACATTAAGTTCCCGCACTCCAAATGTTGACCGATTTTTAGAAGCGACCATTCGTGAGCTTGAATCTGGTGACGGTGGACGTATGAATGAACCAATTCCAGAAAATTCACCTCAGCCAAGAACGTAG
- the lipA gene encoding lipoyl synthase translates to MTKKEEYVRKPEWLKIKLNTNESYTGLKKMMRNQKLNTVCEEAKCPNIHECWAVRKTATFMILGAVCTRACRFCAVKTGLPNELDLQEPERVADSVETMGLKHTVITAVARDDLKDGGAHVFAETVRAVRRKNPFTTIEVLPSDMMGVLDNLKTLMDARPNILNHNIETVKRLTPRVRARATYERSLEFLRRAKELHPDIPTKSSLMIGLGETKEEIIETMDDLRANHVDIMTIGQYLQPTKKHLKVVKYYRPEEFEELKTIALEKGFSHCEAGPLVRSSYHADEQVNQAQVNQEAQKVTKA, encoded by the coding sequence ATGACAAAAAAAGAAGAATATGTCAGAAAACCCGAATGGTTAAAAATTAAGTTAAATACAAATGAATCATATACAGGGCTAAAGAAAATGATGCGCAACCAAAAGCTCAACACGGTGTGTGAAGAAGCAAAATGTCCTAACATTCATGAATGTTGGGCCGTTCGCAAAACAGCGACGTTTATGATTTTAGGAGCGGTATGTACACGGGCATGCCGGTTTTGTGCGGTTAAAACAGGGCTTCCAAATGAGCTTGATTTACAAGAGCCAGAACGTGTTGCAGATTCTGTAGAAACGATGGGACTGAAGCATACCGTGATTACAGCAGTCGCCAGAGATGATTTAAAAGATGGAGGAGCTCACGTTTTTGCAGAGACGGTTAGAGCAGTAAGACGCAAAAATCCATTTACAACGATTGAAGTATTACCTTCGGATATGATGGGAGTACTTGATAATTTAAAAACGTTAATGGATGCAAGACCAAATATTTTAAATCATAATATTGAAACGGTAAAACGATTAACGCCGAGAGTAAGAGCACGAGCTACATATGAGCGCTCATTAGAGTTTTTACGACGCGCGAAAGAGCTTCATCCTGATATTCCGACAAAATCGAGTTTAATGATCGGGTTAGGAGAGACAAAAGAAGAAATCATCGAAACAATGGATGATTTACGTGCAAATCATGTTGACATTATGACGATTGGCCAATATTTACAGCCCACAAAAAAACATTTAAAAGTTGTGAAATATTATCGTCCAGAAGAGTTTGAAGAATTAAAGACGATTGCGTTAGAAAAAGGATTTAGTCATTGTGAAGCAGGTCCGCTTGTTCGTTCTTCTTATCATGCAGATGAACAAGTAAACCAAGCTCAAGTAAATCAAGAAGCACAAAAAGTAACAAAGGCATAA
- a CDS encoding M23 family metallopeptidase — protein MIQPTLAKEELSYEEKLEQRQALYQKYETVTNVPWTYLAAVDAYERGLRKALRDRPKEPGVIGIYFSDEQWAGPINPNKEDTNPLSISMFGGIGLDGNGDGIASRENDEDVLYTMAKYIETFGYTEEDFKIALWEHYQREQTVNIIHGHAKVYEHFNTLDVHSNAFPIPLQYNYSYKNTWGDRRGWGGRRIHEGTDIFAGYNTPIRATSYGVVEIKGWNKYGGWRIGIRDVDNVYHYFAHLSGFEKGIDVGSVVEPGQVIGYVGSSGYGKPGTQGKFPPHLHYGMYRDNGKTEWSFDPYPSLKSWEKKDRAKKKKK, from the coding sequence ATGATTCAACCAACGTTAGCTAAAGAGGAATTAAGTTACGAAGAAAAGCTAGAACAACGACAAGCCTTATATCAGAAGTATGAGACAGTCACAAATGTACCTTGGACGTATTTAGCGGCTGTCGATGCATATGAAAGAGGGTTGAGAAAAGCTCTTCGAGACAGACCGAAAGAACCCGGTGTCATCGGCATTTATTTTTCAGATGAGCAATGGGCTGGACCAATAAACCCAAATAAAGAAGATACAAATCCTCTTTCCATTAGTATGTTCGGTGGGATTGGCCTTGATGGTAATGGTGACGGTATTGCCAGCCGAGAAAATGATGAAGATGTCCTTTATACAATGGCAAAATATATCGAAACCTTTGGCTATACTGAAGAAGATTTTAAAATTGCTTTATGGGAACATTATCAGCGTGAACAAACCGTCAATATTATTCATGGACACGCTAAAGTGTACGAGCATTTTAATACATTAGATGTGCATTCCAATGCGTTCCCGATTCCGTTACAATACAATTACAGTTATAAAAACACTTGGGGAGACAGACGTGGATGGGGTGGTCGTCGAATCCACGAAGGGACGGATATTTTTGCTGGATATAATACTCCGATTCGAGCAACATCATATGGGGTCGTGGAAATCAAAGGCTGGAATAAATACGGTGGTTGGAGAATTGGTATCCGTGATGTAGATAATGTTTATCATTATTTTGCTCACTTAAGTGGATTTGAAAAAGGAATTGATGTTGGTTCAGTTGTCGAGCCTGGGCAAGTCATCGGCTATGTCGGAAGCTCTGGTTATGGTAAACCTGGTACACAAGGAAAGTTCCCACCTCATTTACACTATGGGATGTATCGTGACAACGGAAAAACAGAATGGTCTTTTGACCCTTATCCATCATTAAAATCTTGGGAAAAGAAAGACAGAGCAAAAAAGAAAAAGAAGTAA
- the yunB gene encoding sporulation protein YunB → MLKIKKTRPKKRGPLPFRYVFLLSFIIFTLLTVQGLWLVEKGIRPTLMYIAVTETQTLATAAINDAINKKIVEEIDVEELMIIDRDESGRISSMRINTQLSTRIMAEATMRAQNYLRLMEQGRMHELAIPDGVDVEWNNGNQSFSDEGIIHNIPLGQATDNALLAHLGPSVPVKFSAIGNVITDMRTETEYVGINNTAVTLYLDIEVDVRVIIPFATEKQVVPTSIPIGYIFISGDVPEFYNVGGEGPSPAFFPSSQNPNQNSNERDEIEVIED, encoded by the coding sequence GTGTTAAAGATCAAGAAGACCAGACCTAAGAAAAGAGGGCCTCTCCCATTTCGGTATGTTTTTTTGTTATCATTTATTATTTTTACCCTGTTAACGGTTCAGGGGTTATGGCTAGTTGAGAAGGGGATCCGCCCAACACTGATGTATATTGCGGTGACAGAGACACAAACATTAGCAACAGCTGCGATTAATGATGCCATCAATAAAAAAATTGTAGAGGAAATTGATGTAGAAGAACTGATGATTATTGATCGTGATGAATCAGGGAGAATTTCATCGATGCGAATTAATACTCAACTTTCTACTCGGATTATGGCAGAAGCTACAATGCGAGCTCAAAATTACTTGCGTCTAATGGAGCAAGGTAGAATGCACGAATTAGCGATACCTGATGGGGTTGATGTTGAGTGGAATAACGGGAATCAGTCTTTTAGTGATGAAGGAATTATTCATAATATTCCTTTAGGGCAAGCGACAGATAATGCCCTTTTGGCCCATTTAGGACCGAGTGTACCTGTGAAATTCTCTGCAATCGGGAATGTTATTACTGACATGAGGACGGAAACAGAGTATGTCGGAATTAACAATACTGCGGTTACATTATATTTAGATATTGAAGTTGATGTTCGGGTGATTATTCCATTTGCTACAGAAAAACAAGTTGTCCCTACATCGATTCCGATTGGCTATATTTTCATATCTGGAGATGTCCCAGAGTTTTATAATGTTGGTGGAGAAGGCCCATCACCTGCGTTTTTTCCTTCTAGCCAAAATCCAAATCAAAACTCAAACGAAAGGGATGAAATCGAGGTTATTGAAGATTAA
- a CDS encoding dihydrofolate reductase → MISFIVAMDKNRVIGKDNDLPWRLPADLAYFKKVTVGHPIVMGRKTFDSIGRPLPKRENIVITRNKDFEHEGVTVMHSIDECISWAKDHAGDEVFVIGGAGIFKEMIDVVDRLYITYIHDSFEGDTYFPEWNEDSWQLTAEEKGVQDEKNNYEYYFQVYDRLQ, encoded by the coding sequence ATGATTTCTTTTATTGTTGCAATGGATAAAAACCGTGTCATTGGTAAAGACAATGATTTACCTTGGAGATTGCCAGCGGATTTAGCTTATTTCAAAAAAGTGACTGTTGGACATCCAATCGTAATGGGCAGAAAAACGTTTGATTCAATTGGACGACCATTACCTAAAAGAGAAAACATTGTGATTACTCGTAATAAAGATTTTGAACATGAGGGTGTGACTGTGATGCATTCGATTGATGAATGTATCTCTTGGGCAAAAGATCATGCGGGTGATGAAGTTTTTGTTATTGGTGGAGCCGGGATTTTTAAGGAAATGATTGATGTCGTTGACAGGTTGTATATTACGTATATTCATGATTCCTTTGAGGGAGATACATACTTCCCTGAATGGAATGAAGATAGCTGGCAACTAACAGCAGAAGAAAAAGGTGTACAAGACGAAAAGAATAACTATGAATATTATTTTCAAGTGTATGACCGTTTACAATAA
- a CDS encoding thymidylate synthase: MTSNEQVYLQLCRHVLENGIEKGDRTGTGTKSLFGYQMRFNLKEGFPLLTTKRIPFRLIASELLWFIKGDTNIRYLLQHNNNIWNEWAFKKWVESPDYDGPDMTNFGLRAQQDKQFNAVYEEQMEKFKALILEDDQFASTYGELGDVYGKQWRAWKTTTGETIDQLKDVIDTIKKNPESRRLIVSAWNPEDVPTMALPPCHTLFQFYVTEGKLSCQLYQRSADIFLGIPFNIASYALLTHLIAHECGLEVGEFIHTLGDAHIYSNHIEQINLQLAREPKSLPTLNINKDKESVFDIEMEDITVENYEPHPAIKAPVAV, encoded by the coding sequence ATGACAAGTAATGAGCAAGTATACTTACAATTGTGTCGACATGTATTAGAAAATGGAATTGAAAAAGGAGACCGTACAGGAACAGGTACGAAATCTTTATTTGGCTATCAAATGCGTTTTAATTTAAAGGAAGGCTTTCCTTTATTAACAACAAAGCGGATTCCATTTCGTCTTATCGCAAGTGAATTACTTTGGTTTATAAAAGGAGATACAAATATTCGGTATCTACTGCAGCATAACAATAATATTTGGAATGAATGGGCCTTTAAAAAATGGGTGGAGAGCCCAGATTATGATGGTCCAGATATGACGAATTTTGGTCTGCGAGCGCAACAAGATAAACAATTCAACGCTGTATATGAAGAGCAAATGGAAAAGTTCAAAGCTTTAATTTTAGAAGATGACCAGTTTGCCTCCACATATGGGGAGTTAGGAGATGTGTATGGGAAGCAATGGCGTGCGTGGAAAACGACAACAGGTGAAACAATCGATCAGTTAAAAGATGTGATTGACACGATTAAAAAGAATCCTGAATCGAGGAGATTAATCGTTTCGGCATGGAACCCAGAAGATGTCCCAACGATGGCGTTACCTCCTTGTCATACGTTATTTCAATTTTATGTAACAGAAGGAAAATTATCATGTCAGCTTTATCAACGAAGTGCAGATATTTTTCTAGGAATACCTTTTAATATTGCTAGCTATGCGTTATTGACTCATTTAATTGCACATGAATGCGGATTAGAAGTAGGGGAATTTATACATACGTTAGGAGATGCTCATATTTATTCAAATCATATTGAGCAAATTAATCTACAGTTAGCACGAGAGCCAAAATCGCTTCCAACATTAAATATCAACAAAGATAAAGAATCGGTATTTGATATTGAAATGGAAGATATTACGGTAGAAAATTATGAACCACATCCAGCCATTAAAGCACCAGTAGCTGTATAA
- a CDS encoding HD-GYP domain-containing protein, whose protein sequence is MRLVETKSVKAGTRLAKAIYNEHDEILVREGVELTDRTILRLQELGVSYIYIQDDVTANLVIHESISEETRRKAVTAIRSEFSKIANETTLKKIFNEDIIAKGFTSIIGMILEDITNNEDALTLLTETIIYDSYIFSHSLNVTVYTLGLANYLNYSKKQLFEIGLGAMLHDVGKMVIPLHILNKPGRLTSEEFSLIKSHTTVGYEIIKKIPNLALVSAHCALQHHERMDGSGYPMGRKGDDIHPYAKIIAVCDVFDAITSNRSYRKGLLPHEGLELLFAGHALYDKEIVEALRNVCAIYPKGLSVQLSDGRKGIVVKQNKEVLSRPVVRIYADGERKVAPYNLDMLLQVNVTIVKCEKAFNDERILVANS, encoded by the coding sequence ATGAGACTAGTCGAGACAAAGTCCGTAAAAGCTGGGACTCGTTTAGCAAAGGCCATTTATAATGAGCATGACGAAATCTTAGTTCGTGAGGGTGTAGAGTTAACAGACCGCACTATATTACGGCTACAAGAGCTAGGGGTTTCTTATATCTATATCCAAGATGATGTGACGGCGAACTTAGTGATACATGAATCGATATCTGAAGAAACAAGGCGAAAAGCAGTTACGGCCATTCGTTCGGAATTTTCTAAAATTGCAAATGAGACCACATTAAAGAAAATATTCAACGAAGATATTATTGCTAAAGGTTTCACATCGATTATTGGCATGATTCTTGAAGATATTACAAACAATGAGGATGCCTTAACATTATTAACAGAAACGATTATTTATGATTCCTACATTTTCTCTCATTCGTTAAACGTAACTGTTTATACGCTTGGACTAGCAAATTATTTAAACTACTCTAAGAAACAACTTTTTGAAATTGGCTTAGGTGCGATGTTACATGATGTCGGGAAGATGGTTATCCCTTTACATATTTTAAATAAACCAGGACGTTTAACGAGTGAAGAGTTTTCCTTAATTAAATCCCATACGACAGTTGGTTATGAAATTATAAAAAAAATTCCAAATCTAGCACTCGTTTCTGCTCATTGCGCCTTGCAGCATCATGAGCGAATGGATGGATCAGGATATCCGATGGGAAGAAAGGGCGATGATATACATCCATATGCAAAAATCATTGCTGTTTGTGATGTGTTTGATGCTATCACCTCGAACCGGTCTTATCGAAAAGGCCTGCTGCCACATGAAGGATTAGAGTTGTTATTTGCTGGGCACGCTTTATATGACAAAGAGATAGTCGAAGCGTTGCGGAATGTATGTGCGATTTATCCTAAAGGGCTTTCCGTACAATTAAGTGATGGAAGAAAAGGAATTGTTGTAAAACAAAATAAAGAGGTCCTTTCGCGCCCGGTTGTTCGCATTTATGCAGATGGAGAGCGGAAGGTTGCGCCATATAATCTTGACATGCTACTTCAAGTTAATGTTACGATAGTTAAATGTGAAAAAGCCTTTAATGACGAAAGGATTTTAGTTGCAAATTCATAA
- a CDS encoding DUF1805 domain-containing protein, whose protein sequence is MLEMTPITIENQTFIAVTLKLPKTNFMAVTSEKGYIMCGALDVALFNENKALLERKIVAGRALGVRTIDQLLEAPLESITKEAEALGVTVGMKGKDALLKMV, encoded by the coding sequence ATGCTAGAAATGACACCAATAACAATTGAAAATCAAACGTTTATTGCAGTAACTCTTAAGCTACCGAAAACAAACTTTATGGCAGTAACAAGTGAAAAAGGCTATATTATGTGTGGCGCGTTAGATGTTGCTTTATTTAATGAAAATAAAGCGTTGCTTGAGCGTAAAATTGTAGCAGGGCGAGCACTAGGTGTTCGAACAATTGATCAATTGCTTGAAGCCCCACTTGAATCAATAACAAAAGAAGCTGAAGCACTCGGAGTAACTGTTGGAATGAAAGGCAAAGACGCATTATTGAAAATGGTATAA
- a CDS encoding bifunctional UDP-sugar hydrolase/5'-nucleotidase codes for MSLVTSYLYHTNDLHSDFTYWPNIVSYLEEKRLHHQRRDEDHFYFDIGDHADRCHPITEATMGKGNVALLNRAGVSAITIGNNEGITFSKQQLDEIYEEASFDILIANLYEADGIRPKWIKPYKVIELQAGIKAAVIGVTFPYTSIYEQLGWKVEDPFQMLQPLIHEVRKKVDIVILLSHLGLNLDENLAEELEGIDIILGAHTHHVLEHGKRVRNTLICQTGKFGQFVGTVELVVDIETKQLVSTQAFLQTMRNDTTDKKTQAYLAQLKEQSQTWSSSPVTVLQETLEVDWFAESEGVQFLAEALKEWCQTEISMLNAGVLLESLPVGPITKGDIHRICPHPINPCVITIRGKELKDVIIRSRSEEMVNFKLKGLGFRGKVIGQMIFSGITITENEKKEPTITVLGTELQEEEHYRIATLDMFTFGKLYPSILDAIEIEYLLPEMLRDVLMWKLQSI; via the coding sequence TTGTCGTTGGTTACAAGTTATCTTTATCATACGAATGATTTACATAGTGATTTTACATATTGGCCAAATATTGTCTCTTACCTAGAAGAGAAAAGGCTGCATCACCAAAGAAGAGATGAGGATCATTTTTATTTTGATATTGGTGATCATGCTGACCGTTGCCATCCGATTACAGAAGCGACGATGGGAAAAGGAAATGTCGCCTTATTAAATCGAGCTGGTGTTAGTGCGATTACGATTGGAAATAACGAAGGAATTACATTTTCGAAACAGCAACTAGATGAAATTTACGAAGAAGCGAGTTTTGATATTTTAATTGCGAACTTATATGAAGCTGATGGAATACGTCCAAAATGGATAAAACCTTATAAAGTGATTGAATTACAAGCAGGGATAAAAGCGGCTGTCATCGGTGTGACGTTTCCGTATACGAGCATTTATGAACAATTAGGCTGGAAAGTAGAAGATCCTTTTCAGATGCTTCAACCGCTTATTCATGAAGTTAGAAAGAAGGTTGATATCGTTATTCTTCTTTCTCATCTAGGATTAAATTTAGATGAAAACTTAGCTGAAGAATTGGAAGGAATTGATATTATATTAGGCGCCCATACTCATCACGTCCTTGAGCATGGAAAGCGAGTAAGGAACACATTGATTTGTCAGACTGGAAAATTTGGTCAATTTGTAGGGACGGTTGAATTAGTCGTGGATATTGAAACGAAACAACTCGTCTCAACTCAAGCCTTTTTACAAACGATGAGAAACGATACAACTGACAAAAAAACACAGGCTTACTTAGCTCAGTTAAAAGAACAAAGTCAAACATGGTCTTCATCACCGGTTACGGTTTTACAGGAAACACTGGAAGTTGATTGGTTTGCTGAGTCAGAAGGTGTTCAGTTTTTGGCTGAAGCACTGAAAGAGTGGTGTCAAACAGAGATAAGCATGTTAAATGCAGGTGTGTTGTTAGAATCTCTTCCTGTAGGTCCGATTACGAAAGGAGATATTCATCGGATTTGTCCACACCCGATCAATCCATGTGTCATTACGATTCGTGGGAAAGAGTTAAAAGACGTCATTATACGGTCGCGGTCAGAAGAAATGGTGAATTTTAAATTAAAAGGGTTAGGGTTTCGAGGAAAAGTCATCGGCCAAATGATATTCTCGGGGATTACGATAACGGAGAATGAAAAAAAAGAACCTACCATTACCGTATTAGGGACTGAGTTACAAGAAGAAGAACATTATCGAATCGCTACTTTGGATATGTTTACATTTGGGAAACTATACCCATCAATTCTTGATGCCATTGAAATCGAATATTTATTACCGGAAATGCTTCGAGATGTATTGATGTGGAAACTCCAATCAATATAG
- a CDS encoding sulfite exporter TauE/SafE family protein — MEWLLLLIIGLLAGTIGSVMGLGGGIIVVPALLLFSHSIAILHGVTPQVAVGTSLLIMIFTGLSSTLAYIKQKKVDVKSGLFFLCGSIPGAFVGVFINKGIQVDDFLLYFGLFIIFISFVFLVRDKLKPIQSKRHMMMREYINEQNEKIQYGYHPLLALSISFLVGMLSGLFGIGGGSLMVPAMILMFGFPPHLAVATSMFMIFFSAIASSVSHIFLGNVNWLLALTLIPGAWLGGALGAYINAKIKSDTLVLLLRIFLIFIGIRLVMQGF; from the coding sequence ATGGAATGGCTTCTATTGCTTATCATTGGATTACTGGCAGGCACAATTGGGAGTGTAATGGGACTTGGTGGTGGAATCATTGTTGTTCCTGCATTGCTCTTATTTAGTCATTCTATCGCCATATTACATGGGGTGACACCACAAGTGGCGGTTGGTACATCTTTATTAATTATGATATTTACAGGGTTATCTTCTACATTAGCATATATCAAGCAAAAAAAAGTTGATGTAAAAAGTGGTTTGTTTTTTTTATGTGGGAGTATACCTGGAGCCTTTGTGGGGGTGTTTATTAATAAAGGAATCCAAGTCGATGACTTTTTGTTGTACTTTGGGTTGTTTATTATCTTCATTTCCTTTGTTTTTCTCGTACGTGACAAGTTAAAGCCAATTCAATCTAAGCGCCATATGATGATGCGTGAGTATATAAATGAACAAAATGAAAAGATTCAGTATGGCTATCATCCACTCTTAGCCTTATCAATTTCATTCCTTGTTGGGATGTTGTCTGGTTTATTTGGAATTGGTGGAGGTTCTTTAATGGTACCTGCGATGATTCTAATGTTTGGTTTCCCACCACATCTTGCGGTTGCAACGTCAATGTTTATGATTTTCTTTTCGGCCATTGCGAGTTCGGTTTCGCATATATTTTTAGGGAATGTTAACTGGTTATTGGCTCTAACACTTATTCCAGGTGCATGGTTAGGTGGGGCATTAGGGGCTTATATTAATGCGAAAATAAAGAGTGATACGCTTGTATTATTATTGCGCATTTTTCTTATCTTTATTGGGATACGCCTAGTGATGCAAGGTTTTTAG